The following proteins come from a genomic window of Gimesia chilikensis:
- a CDS encoding D-alanine--D-alanine ligase: protein MSHSPAQPSTPLNIVVLAGGESAESDISLKSGESVSRALTARGHQVVTVDPSLVDLETYDWSTCDVVFLALHGTYGEDGTIQATLERLGVPYSGCDAPTSKLAFSKSASKERFIQQNVSTPSYVLIHESDDAQRIEQHARSMGYPLVVKPDAQGSSLGVTIVKSPEELPQALARCFHYDSFGILESAIAGTEWTVSLVDDDVLPLIQIETPHEFFDYEAKYLEDSTQYHFEFQQPTNVIQSIIKTGVSACQALGTSGIVRVDILLDRFQQPWVLEVNTIPGFTDHSLVPKAAAQAGLDFGELCERVLLSRLAKVTTRPQN from the coding sequence ATGAGCCATTCACCAGCACAACCCTCGACCCCTTTAAACATTGTGGTACTTGCCGGCGGGGAATCTGCCGAAAGTGACATCAGCCTGAAGAGTGGCGAGAGCGTGTCGCGCGCGTTGACTGCGCGAGGACATCAGGTGGTGACGGTCGATCCTTCCCTGGTCGATCTGGAAACGTATGACTGGTCAACCTGCGACGTCGTGTTCCTGGCATTGCACGGAACTTATGGCGAAGACGGCACCATCCAGGCCACACTCGAACGCTTAGGTGTTCCGTACTCCGGTTGCGATGCGCCCACTTCCAAGCTGGCCTTCAGCAAGTCGGCCTCCAAGGAACGTTTCATTCAGCAGAATGTGAGCACGCCTTCCTACGTATTGATTCACGAATCAGACGATGCCCAGCGCATCGAACAGCATGCCCGCAGCATGGGTTATCCACTGGTGGTCAAGCCGGACGCCCAGGGCTCCAGCCTCGGGGTGACGATTGTCAAATCGCCCGAAGAACTGCCGCAGGCGCTGGCCCGTTGTTTTCATTATGACTCCTTCGGCATTCTGGAGTCGGCGATCGCGGGTACGGAATGGACCGTCAGCCTCGTCGACGACGACGTGCTGCCTTTGATTCAGATCGAAACGCCGCACGAGTTCTTCGACTACGAAGCCAAGTACCTGGAAGATTCGACTCAGTATCACTTCGAATTCCAGCAGCCCACGAACGTGATTCAGTCGATCATTAAAACGGGCGTCAGTGCCTGCCAGGCACTGGGAACGAGCGGCATCGTCCGGGTCGATATCCTGCTGGATCGCTTTCAGCAGCCCTGGGTACTGGAAGTGAATACCATTCCCGGCTTCACCGACCATTCGCTGGTCCCCAAAGCAGCCGCTCAGGCGGGTCTCGACTTTGGCGAATTGTGCGAACGGGTCCTGCTCAGCCGCCTGGCGAAAGTCACCACCCGCCCGCAAAACTGA
- a CDS encoding site-2 protease family protein, producing MSIGAQNYSNQPLHLRMRADLQVQPLQFGGKTYWGIKDPFSLQYYQLRDEEYFILKQLDGVASFESIRRQYEKKFLPQKLEASHLQGFLSRLHEAGLILADALGQGEILLERQTQKQQAARRARWMNPLAIRFRGVDPHRLLTWLQPVAALCFTPWFLLATLLLLLSAVTLVFTHFDAVVAQLPEFTTFFEAKNLVLLGVSLALVKILHELGHALACRHFGGECREMGVMLLAFIPCLYVNVSDAWTMPQKWHRIIVSAAGILVELVISSLCVFLWWFTYPGLFHSLCLNIVFVCSVSTLLLNGNPLLRYDGYYILLDLVEVPNLRQRAQTIVSNRVHHFFFGHKADTLLREPRRLRRFLFAYGVASAIYRWLVVFLIVTVCYYVLEPYGLEIIAQVLGTFVFLGMLIVPVKSGIKEIQTYANAGRIDGGRFVRRAALVILILMGLLLIPFPHRISAPALIELQDAKHVYVTSPGFVASIARPQTIVEPGALIARLQNDQIDLEILKLKGQISEQQIRITTLKTRQVDDPDAARELPTAEEQLTDLKDQLAQRLTDQRRLTLTAPVEGTLIPAPRTPAPADTAELPDWVGSPFDADNQHCFLKRGTWLCSLGNPRALEASLIVDQEDVEYVQAGQTVRILLDEYPDQVITGTIDDIAEIDLEDLHPNLIHREEVITEVDAEGKRRLSSTSYLVRVKLDVTNEQPVIHASGQAKIVVAPESLGKKAYRGLRKTFRLLQ from the coding sequence ATGTCTATCGGTGCCCAGAACTATTCGAACCAGCCCCTGCACCTGCGGATGCGGGCCGACCTGCAGGTGCAGCCGCTCCAGTTTGGCGGCAAGACGTACTGGGGCATCAAGGATCCGTTTTCGCTCCAGTACTATCAGCTGAGGGACGAGGAATACTTCATCCTCAAACAGCTGGATGGCGTAGCCTCGTTCGAAAGCATCCGCAGGCAGTACGAAAAAAAGTTCCTGCCTCAGAAACTGGAAGCCTCACACCTGCAGGGCTTCTTATCGCGACTGCACGAAGCGGGTCTGATTCTGGCTGATGCCCTCGGGCAGGGTGAAATCCTGCTGGAACGTCAGACACAGAAACAGCAGGCGGCTCGGCGGGCCCGCTGGATGAATCCGCTGGCCATTCGCTTCCGGGGCGTTGACCCTCATCGACTGCTGACCTGGCTGCAGCCGGTCGCGGCACTCTGTTTTACTCCCTGGTTTCTGCTGGCGACGCTGCTGCTGTTGCTCTCAGCCGTGACACTCGTCTTCACACACTTCGACGCTGTTGTCGCCCAACTGCCCGAGTTCACCACCTTTTTTGAAGCGAAGAACCTGGTTCTGCTCGGCGTCAGTCTGGCGCTGGTCAAGATCCTGCACGAGCTGGGTCACGCGCTCGCCTGCCGACACTTTGGCGGGGAATGTCGCGAAATGGGTGTCATGCTGCTGGCCTTCATCCCCTGCCTGTACGTCAACGTCAGCGATGCGTGGACGATGCCGCAGAAGTGGCACCGGATCATCGTGAGCGCGGCGGGCATCCTCGTAGAACTGGTCATCTCATCGCTCTGCGTGTTTCTCTGGTGGTTTACGTATCCCGGCCTGTTTCATTCGCTCTGTCTGAATATTGTCTTCGTCTGTTCGGTGAGTACACTGCTGCTCAACGGCAATCCGCTGCTCCGCTACGATGGCTACTACATCCTGCTGGACCTGGTCGAAGTGCCGAACCTCAGGCAGCGGGCCCAGACCATTGTTTCCAACCGCGTGCATCATTTTTTCTTCGGACACAAGGCAGACACCCTGCTCCGCGAACCGCGACGGCTGCGGCGTTTTCTGTTTGCCTACGGCGTCGCCTCGGCGATTTACCGTTGGCTGGTTGTGTTTCTGATTGTGACCGTCTGTTATTATGTACTGGAACCCTACGGCCTGGAAATCATCGCGCAGGTCCTGGGAACCTTTGTCTTTTTGGGAATGCTGATCGTGCCCGTCAAATCCGGAATCAAGGAAATTCAGACTTACGCGAACGCAGGCCGCATCGACGGCGGTCGCTTTGTCCGGCGTGCGGCACTGGTCATTCTGATCCTGATGGGGCTGCTGCTGATTCCCTTCCCGCACCGCATCTCCGCCCCGGCGTTGATTGAACTGCAGGACGCGAAGCACGTCTATGTCACGTCCCCGGGGTTTGTCGCCTCCATCGCCAGGCCGCAAACAATTGTCGAACCGGGGGCTCTCATTGCCCGCCTGCAGAACGATCAGATCGATCTGGAAATTCTCAAGCTCAAAGGACAGATCAGCGAACAGCAGATTCGCATCACCACGCTCAAGACGCGCCAGGTCGACGATCCCGATGCCGCCCGCGAACTGCCCACCGCCGAGGAGCAGCTGACCGATCTCAAGGACCAGCTCGCACAACGGCTCACCGATCAACGCCGGCTCACCCTGACTGCCCCCGTGGAAGGAACTTTGATTCCCGCTCCGCGTACACCCGCACCTGCCGATACAGCGGAGCTGCCCGACTGGGTCGGCTCTCCCTTTGATGCGGATAACCAGCACTGCTTTCTAAAGCGGGGGACCTGGCTCTGTTCGCTGGGAAATCCCCGCGCGCTAGAGGCCAGCCTGATTGTGGATCAGGAGGACGTCGAGTATGTACAGGCCGGACAGACCGTGCGGATTCTGCTCGACGAATATCCGGATCAGGTCATTACAGGCACGATCGACGACATCGCGGAGATCGATCTCGAAGATCTGCACCCCAACCTGATTCATCGGGAAGAGGTGATTACTGAAGTCGATGCCGAGGGCAAGCGGCGGCTCAGCAGCACTTCCTACCTGGTGCGGGTCAAACTGGATGTGACAAACGAACAACCCGTGATTCACGCTTCCGGACAGGCCAAAATCGTGGTTGCCCCGGAATCCCTGGGAAAAAAGGCTTATCGCGGTCTGCGCAAGACCTTTCGGTTACTGCAATAA
- a CDS encoding efflux RND transporter periplasmic adaptor subunit: protein MNRLCASICLFTTLAGLQIAAPLALSADERASTDAPLRIDSVLVTVIEQVEVPAREVGQLTNLRVREGMTIERGALLAQIEDSEARLLLKQAQLEYETAQLKAENDVDLRFARKSHEVANAELQRAKDSIQKYPKSISKTELDRLQLTAEKAELEIEQATEEAKTAQLEAKLKRNAEEIAALAVEKRKVVSPIDGMVVQIMTRTGEWVRPGETVMRLLKLDRLRAEGLINLSLLQERDLKDRPVVLLVNPGTKQEQKFQGKISFVSPEINAVNNQTRVWADIENPDLKLKPGMRASLIIQ from the coding sequence ATGAACCGGTTGTGTGCCTCAATCTGTTTGTTCACCACCCTGGCTGGTCTGCAAATCGCCGCGCCGCTGGCCCTGTCCGCGGATGAGCGTGCATCAACGGACGCGCCGCTGCGCATCGACTCGGTGCTGGTGACCGTCATCGAGCAGGTCGAAGTCCCCGCGCGGGAAGTCGGGCAGTTGACCAACCTCAGAGTCCGGGAAGGCATGACCATCGAACGGGGCGCCCTGCTGGCCCAGATTGAAGACTCTGAAGCCAGGCTGCTGCTCAAGCAGGCACAACTGGAATATGAAACCGCGCAGCTCAAAGCGGAGAACGACGTCGATCTTCGGTTCGCCCGTAAATCGCATGAAGTGGCGAACGCGGAACTGCAGCGGGCGAAAGATTCGATCCAGAAGTATCCGAAGAGCATCTCGAAAACCGAACTGGATCGTCTGCAGTTGACCGCAGAGAAAGCAGAGCTGGAAATCGAACAGGCAACCGAAGAAGCGAAGACCGCGCAACTGGAAGCGAAACTGAAACGGAACGCGGAAGAGATCGCAGCTTTGGCTGTGGAAAAGCGGAAAGTGGTCTCGCCGATTGACGGGATGGTCGTGCAGATCATGACCCGGACCGGGGAATGGGTGCGTCCAGGTGAAACCGTGATGCGGTTGCTGAAGCTCGATCGTCTGCGGGCAGAAGGATTGATCAACTTGTCACTGCTGCAGGAACGGGATCTGAAAGACCGTCCCGTGGTACTGCTGGTCAACCCGGGCACGAAGCAGGAGCAGAAGTTCCAGGGCAAAATTTCCTTCGTCAGTCCCGAGATCAATGCGGTCAATAACCAGACCCGTGTCTGGGCCGACATTGAAAACCCGGACCTCAAACTGAAACCGGGCATGCGTGCCTCGCTGATCATTCAATAA
- a CDS encoding peptidase — protein sequence MTQRSTACSAHIDSRRTFLKTAGAAVAGSFFAPAILGADDKAGTKPPLVGEGAFQYEVTHGWGGTPKHIKWGETHGVCVDEAGLIYIKHRSRAKTPLDAIVVFDADGKFVRSFGKEYHGGGHGIDVRKEGNEEFLYLSDVKHGIVAKTSLTGEVVWKIGRPAAPAHYQDAKQRYSPTNIAFAPDGGFYVGDGYGSHYIHKYTSDGKPEFFWGGSGTEAGKMKTPHGMWLDTRDGTPKIAVCDRANHRLQYFSLDGKHLGFVNTVSFPADIDIQGDIMLVSDLHARVTLFDKQNQVITHLGYDQDWTNRVLDGFKIRTQPKQWEAGRFVHPHDACFDQVGNIFVTEWVSTGRISKLKKVS from the coding sequence ATGACTCAACGTTCCACCGCTTGTTCTGCTCACATTGATTCCCGCCGCACTTTTTTGAAAACCGCCGGGGCCGCGGTTGCCGGCAGTTTTTTTGCTCCCGCAATTCTGGGGGCTGACGACAAAGCAGGCACTAAGCCGCCGCTTGTCGGAGAAGGCGCGTTTCAGTACGAAGTCACGCACGGGTGGGGCGGTACCCCGAAGCACATCAAGTGGGGAGAGACACACGGCGTCTGTGTCGACGAGGCCGGTCTGATTTATATCAAACATCGCTCCCGCGCAAAGACGCCCCTGGATGCCATCGTGGTGTTTGACGCCGATGGGAAATTCGTCCGCTCTTTCGGAAAGGAATATCACGGCGGCGGTCACGGCATTGATGTCCGCAAGGAAGGCAACGAGGAATTCCTGTATCTCTCTGATGTGAAGCACGGTATCGTTGCTAAAACCAGTCTCACAGGGGAAGTCGTCTGGAAGATTGGACGACCCGCTGCGCCCGCGCATTATCAGGACGCCAAACAACGCTACAGTCCCACCAACATTGCCTTCGCCCCCGATGGGGGATTTTATGTCGGCGATGGTTACGGCTCCCACTACATTCACAAATACACGAGCGACGGGAAGCCCGAGTTTTTCTGGGGAGGCAGCGGCACCGAAGCGGGCAAAATGAAAACACCGCACGGCATGTGGCTTGATACCCGCGATGGCACACCTAAGATCGCCGTCTGTGATCGGGCCAATCACCGGCTCCAGTATTTCAGCCTGGATGGTAAACACCTGGGCTTTGTCAACACGGTCAGTTTCCCGGCAGACATCGACATCCAGGGAGACATCATGCTGGTCTCCGATCTGCATGCCCGGGTGACCCTGTTCGATAAACAGAACCAGGTAATCACTCACCTGGGCTACGATCAGGACTGGACGAACCGCGTGCTGGATGGCTTTAAGATTCGCACGCAGCCCAAGCAGTGGGAAGCCGGTCGCTTCGTGCATCCCCACGATGCCTGCTTCGATCAGGTGGGTAATATTTTTGTCACCGAATGGGTCTCAACGGGCCGTATCAGCAAACTCAAGAAAGTCAGCTGA